A genome region from Anopheles stephensi strain Indian chromosome 2, UCI_ANSTEP_V1.0, whole genome shotgun sequence includes the following:
- the LOC118517661 gene encoding protein hunchback, with translation MSTSEPDSAGSSSHGLRRRTTHGLLKHTEAAPTSTASASEAEAAVAALASMMEPPASIIMKAAAAAAAAAAKVAAGSVTTKEEPDCGEMNDRVASSVDSSMDSSALASCLSSTISSMRGSGNMGTGNGGGGGNISGGDDNLSDNSESTSGATTTTTTSSAAAAQLLENLKHNLNHHSHNNNNTSVINNNNPLHANNNNNNNGSRKLFECDVCNMKFSNGANMRRHKMRHTGVKPYECRVCQKRFFRKDHLAEHFTTHTKTLPYHCPICNRGFQRQIAMRAHFQNEHVGQHDLVKTCPLCSYRAGTMKSLRVHFFNRHGIDLDNPGPGTPSSLLLALDQHNPANLLPAALAAMNAVNASFGDGGAAAAAAAAAADTMQRSLDNGTPPMHFLTPHVEISMDNADDDNSLPLNCSRDGSVGTGGSAGSQQELQQANRSHNGTPMLHSNGPSPGSNNDRSTPTTSSSSATISSALDIKAIVRPSNGGTPTVASSGSPAGSPHSADSNAPSSSQSSSSSSTTTTMLPTLVQSSRHIIFDNPITPSISLIPIKQEPTSNDEYNDIKPRSSSSTEPPTSNISNSAECVTPSSSLTSLIKVSPLKSLLREDLKRRISARATTRATRNGMMANNSSPIPASSPIPNSSNVLTPGAAQESGNGSNSSSSSSSSSSSSSSSSSSTAAIAVATTSNGTITSTGQETDLLLSLTCKAKRNLQCLFCGIEFPDQTLYFLHKGCHSESNPWKCNICGEQMNNVYEFNSHLLSKSHQ, from the exons ATGTCCACTAGCGAGCCGGACTCGGCTGGATCCTCCTCCCATGGACTAAGAAGGCGCACAACGCACGGTTTACTGAAGCACACGGAAGCGGCACCCACTTCTACGGCCTCTGCCTcggaagcagaagcagcagtagCCGCGTTGGCTTCGATGATGGAACCACCGGCCAGCATCATCATGaaagctgctgcagcagcagcggcggcagcagctaAGGTTGCCGCCGGGTCCGTTACCACGAAAGAGGAGCCCGACTGTGGCGAGATGAACGATCGGGTCGCTTCCTCGGTGGATTCGAGCATGGACAGCAGCGCACTCGCCAGCTGCCTTTCGAGCACAATATCGTCCATGCGCGGGTCGGGCAACATGGGCACAGGAAATGGCGGCGGGGGTGGTAACATCAGCGGAGGCGATGACAACCTGTCGGACAATTCGGAATCTACCTCTGGTGCAACGACGACCACGACAACGTCCAGTGCGGCAGCAGCCCAGCTGCTGGAAAACCTCAAACACAATCTCAACCATCAtagccacaacaacaacaacaccagtgttatcaacaacaacaatccacTGCATGcgaacaataacaacaacaacaatggcaGCCGTAAGCTCTTCGAGTGTGACGTGTGCAATATGAAGTTCTCCAACGGGGCGAACATGCGTCGGCACAAGATGCGTCACACGGGCGTGAAGCCGTACGAATGCCGGGTCTGTCAGAAGCGATTCTTCCGCAAGGATCATCTGGCGGAGCACTTTACAACGCACACGAAAACGCTACCCTACCACTGCCCAATCTGCAACCGAGGTTTCCAGCGGCAGATTGCAATGCGTGCACATTTCCAGAACGAACACGTCGGCCAGCATGACCTCGTCAAGACGTGTCCTCTTTGCAGCTATCGCGCAGGTACGATGAAATCGTTACGGGTGCACTTCTTCAACCGACACGGCATCGATTTGGATAATCCGGGACCTGGGACGCCGTCGTCGTTGCTGCTTGCACTAGATCAGCACAACCCGGCTAACCTGCTACCGGCGGCCTTGGCAGCCATGAACGCGGTCAACGCGTCATTTGGTGACGGTGGGGCGGCGgccgcagctgctgcagcagcagccgataCGATGCAACGGTCGCTAGACAACGGCACACCGCCGATGCACTTTCTTACGCCCCACGTTGAGATCTCGATGGATAATGCGGATGATGATAACAGCTTACCGTTGAACTGTAGCCGAGACGGGTCGGTCGGTACTGGCGGATCTGCCGGCAGCCAGCAAGAGCTACAGCAAGCAAACCGATCGCACAACGGGACCCCGATGCTCCATTCAAATGGGCCCAGTCCCGGCAGCAACAATGATCGCAGCACACCGACCACGTCCTCCTCATCCGCCACGATCTCGTCTGCACTGGACATTAAAGCAATTGTGCGACCATCTAACGGCGGGACACCGACCGTTGCGTCATCGGGATCGCCGGCTGGTTCGCCGCATTCGGCCGACTCAAATGCGCCTTCCAGTTCCCaatcttcgtcgtcgtcgtcgacgacTACCACGATGCTTCCGACACTAGTACAAAGCTCAAGGCATATTATTTTTGATAACCCTATTACACCATCGATTAGCTTAATACCTATTAAACAG GAACCAACATCGAACGATGAGTACAACGATATTAAACCTCGAAGTAGTAGCAGCACAGAACCACCAACCTCAAACATCAGTAATTCTGCGGAATGTGTTACCCCTTCGTCCAGTCTGACTTCGCTCATCAAG GTATCGCCATTGAAGTCCCTGTTGCGAGAAGACCTAAAACGAAGAATCTCGGCACGCGCCACGACCCGCGCTACCCGCAACGGCATGATGGCCAACAACAGTTCGCCTATTCCGGCCAGCAGTCCCATTCCGAACAGTTCAAACGTTCTTACACCGGGGGCCGCGCAGGAGAGTGGCAATGGCAGCAACAGTTCCAGCAgttcgagcagcagctccagcagtagctccagcagtagcagcagcacggctGCCATCGCTGTCGCAACTACCTCCAATGGTACCATCACCTCCACCGGGCAGGAGACTGACCTGCTACTATCGCTCACCTGCAAGGCGAAACGCAACCTGCAGTGTCTTTTCTGTGGCATCGAGTTCCCGGACCAGACGCTGTACTTCCTGCACAAGGGATGCCACAGTGAAAGCAACCCGTGGAAGTGCAACATCTGCGGGGAGCAGATGAACAACGTGTACGAGTTCAACTCTCATCTGCTGAGTAAAAGTCATCAATGA